The following coding sequences are from one bacterium SCSIO 12741 window:
- a CDS encoding T9SS type A sorting domain-containing protein, with protein MRIWLLVLILINGTLPALAQLSQPERILPWEDAPQSGYVHLDQPLMDDLLEAQQKSLASGTFYPTGKIVPVSINPLEVGVWTLEKNGDRVCRMWVDMEGAQGISLYFEDLFLPVGCELFAFDPEFKDQFGPYTFLDNADGEWVGSGTVHGDKIGLELRIPAKVSLEPNIRIHQIGYQFDHQRANGSRGFGDSDDCQVNVECEEGDNWSNQVRAAVRIKLRYGGFEGWCTGTLMNNTFQDCAPYILTADHCRRLQDGTEATDQEYQNFEFYFLYESTRCDNPNKESDVPVGKLTGCTFKAASGGGGTGGPDFLLLRLNDAVPQFFNPHFAGWDNRNVASISGVMMHHPRGDIKKVATYLTKAESSEWEGAFKDTHWKIFWSQTKNGHSVSQPGSSGAALWNKDGRVVGQLTGGASACEEATGVSPFFPDYFGKMSYNWTFKPQDSTANLYNWLDEGGSQIAQLNGINWPCAEGPVGQEEIAASVDGPIFFPNPVTEGELQVNIPETSWAGEDILVFYDLLGKPLQEVKLTQFDQRIFLHDLTSGVYVVRLLSSPETYHKIQIK; from the coding sequence ATGAGAATCTGGCTACTCGTATTGATTTTGATTAACGGAACTCTTCCGGCTTTAGCACAGCTGTCTCAACCTGAGCGAATTCTACCCTGGGAGGATGCCCCTCAATCAGGATATGTCCATTTAGATCAGCCTTTAATGGATGATTTGTTGGAAGCTCAGCAAAAGAGCTTGGCATCAGGTACCTTTTACCCAACTGGAAAAATCGTTCCCGTTTCTATCAATCCCTTAGAAGTGGGGGTTTGGACCCTGGAAAAAAATGGGGATCGTGTTTGCCGCATGTGGGTTGATATGGAGGGTGCTCAAGGAATATCCCTCTATTTTGAAGACTTATTTCTTCCTGTTGGGTGTGAGCTTTTCGCCTTTGACCCGGAATTTAAAGATCAGTTTGGCCCCTATACATTTTTGGATAACGCAGATGGAGAATGGGTCGGGTCGGGAACCGTGCATGGAGATAAAATTGGATTGGAGTTGCGTATTCCAGCCAAGGTATCCCTGGAGCCCAACATCCGAATTCACCAGATCGGCTACCAATTCGATCACCAGAGAGCCAATGGATCCAGAGGTTTTGGAGACTCAGACGATTGCCAGGTAAATGTGGAATGTGAAGAGGGAGATAATTGGAGCAACCAGGTACGGGCCGCTGTACGCATCAAACTCAGGTATGGTGGGTTTGAAGGCTGGTGCACCGGAACTTTAATGAACAACACCTTTCAGGATTGTGCTCCCTATATTCTCACCGCTGATCACTGCCGTCGCCTGCAGGATGGAACGGAGGCTACAGATCAGGAATACCAGAATTTTGAGTTCTATTTTCTTTATGAATCAACCCGTTGTGACAACCCTAATAAAGAATCTGACGTACCGGTTGGAAAGCTAACAGGATGTACCTTCAAGGCAGCTTCTGGTGGAGGTGGAACGGGAGGGCCCGATTTTCTGCTGCTGCGATTAAATGATGCTGTTCCTCAGTTTTTTAATCCCCATTTTGCGGGCTGGGACAATCGAAATGTGGCCAGTATTAGTGGAGTGATGATGCACCATCCACGTGGAGATATTAAGAAAGTAGCCACCTACCTGACTAAAGCGGAAAGCTCTGAATGGGAAGGTGCATTTAAGGATACCCATTGGAAAATATTCTGGAGCCAAACTAAAAATGGACACAGTGTGTCCCAGCCTGGTTCTTCTGGTGCAGCATTGTGGAACAAGGATGGACGTGTGGTAGGTCAGTTGACCGGCGGAGCATCGGCCTGTGAGGAGGCTACTGGAGTAAGTCCATTCTTCCCTGATTACTTTGGAAAGATGAGCTACAATTGGACGTTCAAACCTCAGGACAGTACAGCCAATTTGTACAACTGGTTAGATGAAGGTGGCTCTCAGATTGCGCAATTAAACGGGATTAACTGGCCTTGTGCTGAAGGTCCTGTAGGACAGGAAGAAATCGCTGCATCTGTTGATGGTCCTATCTTTTTTCCAAATCCGGTAACGGAAGGAGAATTGCAGGTGAACATTCCTGAAACATCATGGGCCGGTGAAGATATACTCGTCTTTTACGACCTGTTAGGCAAGCCCTTGCAGGAGGTGAAATTGACGCAATTCGACCAAAGAATTTTTTTGCATGATTTAACATCTGGTGTTTATGTGGTACGATTATTGTCTTCTCCAGAGACGTATCACAAAATACAGATCAAATGA
- a CDS encoding response regulator transcription factor, translating to MLAFVSNYELVLNSLIRILGSRYPTKGYSTWTDLIDSGNLLDNDLIVFDLPEHLEKEHGFVEFLQMTDRPKILLLALDNSQSLAHYQDRYNVEGIVDYTCELVTLKECIEKILNNEQVRYLNHNFRQTAQSPYPFELKDEEWECLVLIFKGWSEEEITEELGLSPMEQESVRTGIKKKLGVTSDFDLMKWCINRRLFD from the coding sequence ATGCTTGCCTTTGTATCAAACTATGAACTGGTACTGAACAGCCTTATTCGGATACTTGGTAGTCGCTATCCGACCAAAGGCTATTCCACATGGACGGATCTCATTGATTCCGGAAACTTGTTGGACAATGACCTCATTGTCTTCGACCTTCCCGAACATTTGGAGAAGGAACACGGGTTTGTGGAATTTCTTCAGATGACAGATCGCCCAAAAATTCTGTTGCTTGCTCTCGACAACTCACAAAGTCTGGCCCACTATCAAGACCGCTATAACGTGGAGGGAATTGTGGACTATACCTGTGAATTGGTCACCTTAAAGGAGTGCATCGAAAAGATTCTGAACAACGAACAGGTCCGCTACCTGAATCACAATTTCCGTCAAACCGCTCAAAGTCCTTATCCCTTTGAACTAAAAGATGAAGAATGGGAATGCCTGGTTCTGATTTTTAAAGGATGGTCGGAAGAGGAAATAACAGAAGAACTTGGATTGAGCCCGATGGAACAAGAAAGCGTTCGAACGGGAATTAAGAAAAAGTTGGGCGTCACCAGCGATTTTGACTTAATGAAATGGTGTATTAACCGTCGTCTGTTTGATTAG
- a CDS encoding fructosamine kinase family protein translates to MALSPTLIAEITRVLQEEQNLDLKVESVSHVSGGSINEAYRLSTHQGDFFLKHFHNPSHNHWFQTEAQGLQHLKKNGSLRIPEVLAVGSNFLLLEWVEEGRPNPESWEQFGRQLAQLHQVSDDRFGLDHNNFIGSLPQRNDQRSTWVEFFAELRLEPQLKMAIDSGQISTQEMPIFSRIFDRLEQWFPAEAPSLLHGDLWSGNFLINGQGHAYLIDPAIYYGHREVDIAMTQLFGGFTQEFYRGYQEEFPLESGFVERIDLANLYPLLVHVNLFGGGYVHQVIQAAKKFG, encoded by the coding sequence ATGGCACTCTCCCCCACATTAATAGCTGAAATAACCCGAGTTCTTCAAGAAGAGCAAAACCTGGATTTGAAGGTTGAATCGGTTTCTCACGTTTCTGGAGGATCGATCAACGAAGCTTATCGCCTATCCACGCATCAAGGAGATTTCTTCCTCAAACATTTCCATAATCCCAGTCATAATCATTGGTTTCAGACTGAAGCCCAAGGCCTGCAACATCTAAAAAAAAATGGGTCTTTACGTATCCCCGAAGTTTTAGCAGTTGGCTCTAATTTCCTCCTGCTGGAATGGGTAGAAGAAGGCAGACCAAATCCAGAATCCTGGGAACAATTTGGGCGACAGTTGGCTCAACTCCATCAAGTAAGTGACGATCGCTTTGGCCTCGATCACAACAACTTTATTGGAAGCCTTCCACAGCGAAATGATCAACGGAGCACCTGGGTCGAATTTTTCGCCGAACTCCGATTGGAGCCTCAACTTAAGATGGCGATTGATTCGGGCCAAATTAGCACCCAGGAAATGCCCATTTTCAGTCGCATATTCGATCGACTCGAGCAATGGTTTCCTGCCGAAGCCCCTTCTCTTTTGCATGGCGATCTGTGGAGCGGCAACTTCTTAATCAATGGACAAGGCCATGCTTATTTAATTGATCCGGCAATCTACTATGGCCATCGGGAGGTTGATATTGCCATGACTCAACTTTTTGGAGGATTTACTCAAGAGTTTTACCGCGGTTATCAGGAAGAATTTCCTTTAGAGTCCGGTTTTGTGGAAAGAATTGACCTGGCCAACCTATATCCCCTGCTTGTTCACGTCAATTTATTTGGTGGCGGATACGTTCATCAGGTGATTCAGGCGGCTAAAAAATTCGGTTGA
- a CDS encoding S-adenosylmethionine:tRNA ribosyltransferase-isomerase, translating to MNPEEIRIADFQYPLPEDRIAKYPLEKRDESKLLVFDHGNIVHKRFPAIVEEIPEGTLLLFNNTRVIHARLKFYKETGARIEIFCLEPHGEDPVTAMAQVGSCSWNCLVGNAKKWKSGTLELKLPSGMVLRATCEDRSPGNFLIRFDWDGDVLFSEILEEAGEIPLPPYLNRKAESEDKDRYQTVYSKIEGSVAAPTAGLHFTPSILEQLGKKGVEIGELTLHVSAGTFQPVKADQIGDHPMHYEYFTVQEEFIQKLIRAVENGRPIIAVGTTSLRALESLFWLGAKGGDFSQVDQWDPYRFATENTPLDSLIALSDYMAESGSITAQTGIMIAPGYTFQLAQAIVTNFHMPQSTLLLLISAMVGGQWRKIYEEALAHDYRFLSYGDSSLLWHSPPH from the coding sequence ATGAATCCGGAAGAAATCCGAATTGCCGACTTCCAGTACCCCTTACCCGAAGATCGGATTGCTAAATACCCGTTAGAGAAGCGAGATGAGTCTAAGCTTCTGGTTTTTGATCACGGAAACATTGTGCACAAACGATTTCCAGCTATCGTGGAAGAAATTCCGGAAGGCACGCTGCTTCTATTCAACAATACTCGAGTCATTCACGCTCGCCTGAAATTTTACAAGGAGACCGGAGCGCGCATCGAAATATTTTGCCTGGAGCCTCATGGTGAGGACCCCGTAACAGCTATGGCCCAGGTTGGGAGCTGCTCCTGGAACTGCTTGGTGGGCAATGCGAAGAAATGGAAGTCTGGCACACTGGAACTCAAACTTCCAAGTGGCATGGTGCTTCGAGCCACCTGTGAAGATCGTAGCCCTGGAAACTTTCTCATTCGTTTTGACTGGGATGGGGACGTTTTATTTTCAGAAATCCTGGAAGAGGCCGGAGAGATTCCCTTACCGCCCTACTTGAATCGCAAAGCCGAATCAGAAGACAAGGATCGCTACCAAACCGTGTATAGCAAAATCGAAGGATCCGTGGCTGCTCCTACTGCCGGCCTACACTTCACACCGTCCATTTTGGAGCAACTGGGCAAAAAAGGAGTGGAAATTGGAGAGCTCACTCTTCATGTGAGTGCGGGAACTTTTCAACCCGTAAAAGCGGATCAGATTGGAGATCACCCCATGCACTACGAGTACTTTACGGTACAGGAGGAGTTCATACAAAAGCTCATTCGAGCGGTAGAAAACGGACGCCCCATTATTGCGGTGGGAACGACATCCTTAAGAGCACTTGAAAGTTTGTTTTGGTTAGGTGCCAAGGGAGGCGATTTCTCCCAGGTAGATCAATGGGATCCCTATCGTTTTGCTACAGAAAACACTCCCCTCGATTCGCTAATAGCCCTTTCCGATTATATGGCAGAATCAGGAAGTATTACCGCTCAAACAGGAATCATGATTGCTCCCGGTTATACCTTTCAACTTGCCCAAGCCATTGTTACCAATTTCCACATGCCCCAAAGCACCTTGCTGCTCTTAATTTCGGCCATGGTGGGTGGACAATGGAGGAAAATCTATGAGGAAGCACTGGCTCATGATTACCGCTTTTTGAGTTACGGAGATAGTTCTTTATTATGGCACTCTCCCCCACATTAA
- the dusB gene encoding tRNA dihydrouridine synthase DusB, with the protein MVKIRDIELGEFPLLLAPMEDVSDPPFRALCKENGADLMYTEFISSEGLIRDAVKSVQKLDIYEYERPVGIQIFGNDIESMKEATRITERTQPDIIDINYGCPVKKVALKGAGAGILQDIPKMVQMTAEIVKTTNLPVTVKTRLGWDEKTQYIVEVAERLQDVGIEAISIHGRTRKQMYKGEADWSLIAEVKNNPRMHIPVFGNGDVDSPETALEKRNRYGVDGIMIGRASIGYPWIFNEIKHFFETGEHLSKPGLKERLEMAKRHVELSLKWKGERLGIVETRRHYGNYFRGIPHFKEFRSRLVTAETREALFETFHDIEHSEKLHFAD; encoded by the coding sequence TTGGTTAAAATTCGGGACATAGAATTAGGTGAATTTCCGCTTTTGCTCGCTCCCATGGAAGATGTGAGCGACCCTCCATTTCGGGCTTTGTGCAAGGAAAATGGAGCGGACCTGATGTATACAGAATTCATTAGTAGTGAAGGATTGATCAGGGATGCGGTAAAAAGCGTTCAAAAGCTTGACATCTACGAATACGAGCGCCCAGTAGGCATTCAGATATTCGGAAATGACATCGAAAGTATGAAAGAGGCCACCCGTATTACGGAACGGACTCAGCCAGATATCATTGACATCAACTACGGGTGTCCGGTTAAAAAAGTCGCCTTAAAAGGTGCCGGAGCCGGAATATTGCAAGACATTCCGAAAATGGTGCAAATGACCGCCGAAATTGTCAAAACAACCAATCTGCCTGTCACGGTTAAAACCCGATTGGGCTGGGATGAAAAGACCCAATACATTGTGGAAGTAGCTGAACGCTTGCAAGATGTAGGTATTGAAGCAATTTCCATTCATGGTCGTACCCGTAAGCAGATGTACAAAGGCGAAGCAGACTGGTCTCTCATCGCTGAAGTAAAAAACAATCCTCGCATGCACATCCCTGTTTTTGGAAACGGCGATGTGGATTCCCCGGAAACGGCTTTGGAAAAAAGAAATCGCTACGGTGTGGATGGTATCATGATTGGTCGCGCAAGCATTGGTTACCCTTGGATTTTTAACGAAATCAAGCACTTTTTTGAAACCGGAGAACACCTTTCCAAACCTGGCTTAAAAGAGCGCCTGGAAATGGCCAAAAGGCACGTGGAACTTTCCTTAAAATGGAAGGGAGAACGTTTGGGCATTGTAGAAACCCGACGTCACTATGGCAACTACTTCAGAGGAATTCCTCATTTCAAAGAATTCAGATCCAGATTGGTTACGGCCGAAACTCGTGAAGCGCTTTTCGAGACCTTCCACGATATTGAACATTCTGAAAAACTGCACTTCGCCGACTAA
- a CDS encoding CPBP family intramembrane metalloprotease — MLGFMFVFSLIGMGLSSLLFGVDMTADPDYSNYRTLQSLKFQQALVSLGGFLAPVFVFVKLRKYDFGKLTLISQPMEPNRMMVVTILTVGAFPLIGALSEWNQSMVLPDSFSWLEELMLSSEQRAERLIKAFLEHNSSGDLMINLVVMAVLPALAEELLFRGTVQPILIRRFGNVHTGIWVTAALFSAIHFQFYGFVPRMILGAVFGYLVVYGGSLRYSIWAHFINNGLAVYLMFLISRKSIPEETETIGAHDGQWWMVLASLMLVVTGLYYFWSRRPSGVNNA; from the coding sequence ATGTTGGGGTTTATGTTCGTTTTTAGCCTGATAGGAATGGGCTTGTCTTCCCTGCTTTTTGGAGTGGATATGACCGCCGATCCAGACTATTCCAACTACCGCACCCTGCAGTCCCTTAAGTTTCAGCAGGCCTTGGTTTCCTTGGGGGGCTTTCTGGCACCGGTTTTTGTTTTTGTGAAGCTGAGGAAGTATGATTTTGGTAAGCTCACGCTAATTTCTCAGCCCATGGAGCCCAACAGAATGATGGTGGTGACCATTCTTACGGTGGGTGCTTTTCCTTTAATTGGCGCGCTGAGTGAATGGAATCAGAGCATGGTTTTGCCTGATAGCTTTTCTTGGCTGGAAGAGTTGATGTTGTCTTCTGAGCAGCGCGCAGAGCGATTGATCAAAGCTTTTTTGGAGCATAATTCTTCGGGAGATTTAATGATCAATTTGGTGGTCATGGCTGTTCTCCCTGCGTTGGCTGAAGAACTGCTTTTTCGGGGTACGGTGCAGCCTATCTTAATTCGGCGATTTGGAAACGTTCATACCGGAATCTGGGTCACCGCGGCGTTGTTTAGTGCCATCCATTTCCAGTTTTATGGTTTTGTTCCCCGAATGATTTTGGGTGCTGTTTTTGGTTACCTCGTGGTGTATGGGGGATCGTTGCGTTATTCCATTTGGGCCCATTTCATCAACAATGGATTGGCCGTATACCTCATGTTTCTCATTAGTCGGAAAAGTATTCCCGAGGAAACTGAAACCATTGGTGCCCACGATGGACAATGGTGGATGGTGTTAGCCAGCCTAATGCTGGTTGTTACCGGATTATACTACTTCTGGTCTCGCCGACCATCAGGGGTGAACAATGCCTGA
- a CDS encoding S9 family peptidase, with amino-acid sequence MRRLTILFTLFLFSSFLNAQKVMTPELLWKLQRVGSPVVGPEGNYVYFTVRTYDLDSNRGNSQVYRVALAGGNAEKISKEDHSYGALGFMPGRDRLTFSYGGNLWSMKTDGTDEKKALEASIPMSNAKFSPDGNQILFTSDQELKNQNAVFNKEYPNAEYRLYDDLMFRHWDHWTDKKYSHPYVATLPIDESKMTPKDLMPGETFDVPMQPFGGSDDLIWSPDGKQVVYQSKKLNGVEYAQSTNSDLYSYDLATGKTANLTEGRKGYDSHPLFNGSGTHLTWLSMARDGYESDKNDLIIRTLEDGKTYNLTEKWDNTVSSYIWNENGKSLFFLATVNATYHLFELTLPKKLDQIDPAKHIRQITTGDFNYRSPVQVGKHLVCGRQDMNNATELFKVDIKTGEATQLTHFNDELYAQISRGKIEKRWIKTTDGKDMLTWVIYPPNFDPAKKYPTLLYCQGGPQSAVSQFYSFRWNFQLMAAQGYIVVAPNRRGLPGFGTKWNEDISKDWGGQAMRDYLTAIDTLAQESYVDENRLGAIGASYGGYSVYYLAGIHNNRFKTLISHCGLFNLESWYGSTEELFFANWDIGGAYFNNPQPESYQKYSPHNLVENWNTPLLVIHGGRDYRVPDTQGMEAFTAARLKGIKSRFLYFPNEGHWVLSPQNGLIWHREFFRWLTETL; translated from the coding sequence ATGCGGCGACTTACAATCCTGTTTACCTTATTCCTTTTTTCCTCTTTCCTAAACGCTCAAAAAGTAATGACTCCGGAGCTGCTCTGGAAACTTCAGCGCGTAGGATCTCCCGTTGTTGGACCCGAAGGAAACTATGTTTACTTCACGGTAAGAACTTACGATTTGGACTCCAATCGTGGAAACAGTCAGGTCTATCGAGTGGCCCTGGCGGGTGGAAATGCGGAAAAAATTTCTAAAGAAGATCATAGCTATGGCGCTCTCGGTTTTATGCCTGGAAGAGATAGGCTGACTTTTTCTTACGGTGGGAATTTATGGTCTATGAAAACGGACGGTACGGATGAAAAAAAGGCTCTTGAAGCGAGCATTCCAATGTCTAACGCCAAGTTTTCTCCGGATGGAAATCAAATCCTATTTACCTCGGATCAGGAATTGAAGAACCAAAATGCCGTATTCAACAAGGAGTACCCCAATGCAGAATACCGTCTTTATGACGATTTAATGTTCCGCCATTGGGATCATTGGACGGATAAAAAATACTCCCATCCTTATGTGGCTACACTGCCCATCGATGAGTCTAAAATGACCCCAAAGGATCTAATGCCTGGTGAAACGTTTGATGTTCCCATGCAGCCTTTTGGCGGAAGCGATGACTTGATCTGGAGCCCGGATGGAAAACAAGTGGTTTACCAAAGCAAAAAGCTTAACGGTGTTGAATATGCTCAAAGCACTAACTCTGATCTGTACTCTTACGACTTGGCCACCGGCAAAACCGCCAACCTAACTGAAGGCCGCAAGGGCTATGATTCTCACCCCTTGTTCAACGGTTCAGGCACCCACCTCACTTGGCTGAGCATGGCCCGTGATGGATACGAATCCGATAAAAACGATCTGATTATTCGCACATTGGAAGATGGCAAGACCTATAACCTGACCGAAAAATGGGATAATACCGTATCCAGCTATATCTGGAACGAAAATGGCAAATCTCTTTTCTTTCTGGCTACGGTAAATGCTACCTATCACTTGTTTGAGCTTACCCTGCCCAAGAAATTGGATCAAATAGATCCGGCCAAGCACATTCGCCAGATTACCACAGGAGACTTCAACTACCGCTCTCCTGTTCAGGTTGGGAAACACCTGGTTTGTGGCCGCCAGGACATGAACAATGCTACCGAATTGTTTAAAGTAGACATCAAAACAGGCGAAGCCACCCAGCTTACCCACTTCAACGATGAATTGTATGCACAAATAAGCCGCGGAAAGATCGAAAAGAGATGGATTAAAACCACCGATGGCAAAGACATGCTGACCTGGGTAATCTATCCTCCAAACTTTGATCCTGCTAAAAAATACCCGACCCTGCTTTACTGTCAAGGTGGGCCACAAAGTGCCGTTTCTCAGTTCTATTCCTTCCGATGGAATTTCCAACTTATGGCTGCGCAGGGCTACATCGTAGTGGCACCTAACCGCCGCGGACTTCCAGGATTTGGCACGAAATGGAACGAAGACATCTCCAAAGATTGGGGCGGTCAGGCCATGCGTGATTACCTCACAGCGATCGACACGTTGGCCCAGGAATCTTACGTGGATGAAAATCGCCTTGGAGCTATTGGGGCGAGCTATGGTGGATACTCCGTTTATTACCTCGCCGGAATTCACAACAACCGATTCAAAACCCTGATAAGCCACTGTGGTTTGTTCAACCTGGAGAGCTGGTATGGAAGTACGGAAGAATTGTTCTTTGCCAACTGGGATATTGGGGGCGCTTACTTCAACAATCCACAACCAGAGAGCTATCAGAAATATTCTCCGCACAATCTCGTTGAGAACTGGAACACGCCTTTATTGGTTATTCATGGAGGAAGAGACTATCGTGTGCCAGACACGCAGGGAATGGAAGCATTTACCGCGGCCCGCCTCAAGGGAATAAAAAGCCGGTTTTTGTACTTTCCTAATGAAGGACATTGGGTACTCTCTCCACAAAACGGTTTGATCTGGCACCGGGAATTTTTCCGCTGGCTCACCGAAACCTTGTAA
- the pnuC gene encoding nicotinamide riboside transporter PnuC → MELNSFLELLSALFSLVYVILVIRQNIWCWINGIMGSGIAIYLFIQSGLYSEALLYGFYVLAGIYGWLVWSGVFSKGKPKQVQQWNWVKHLVFSLAALALAVALAVFSNNLDGSKKVWADGLSTAFSFLATYMEAHKVLTAWVYWIAINAFSVWLYHSQGLNLLALNMVVYVPLSIYGLYSWRKAMLAQKAQTAL, encoded by the coding sequence GTGGAACTCAACAGTTTTCTGGAACTACTTTCTGCCCTTTTTAGCCTGGTCTATGTCATTCTCGTAATCCGCCAAAATATTTGGTGCTGGATCAATGGAATTATGGGCTCTGGTATTGCCATCTACCTGTTCATTCAATCGGGGCTGTACAGCGAGGCCCTGCTCTATGGATTTTATGTGCTGGCCGGGATTTATGGCTGGTTGGTTTGGAGCGGTGTATTTAGTAAGGGAAAACCTAAACAGGTCCAGCAGTGGAATTGGGTAAAACACCTTGTCTTTAGCCTCGCAGCTCTGGCTTTAGCAGTGGCTTTGGCCGTTTTCTCAAACAACCTGGATGGATCCAAAAAGGTGTGGGCAGACGGATTGTCCACTGCCTTTAGTTTCTTGGCCACCTACATGGAAGCTCATAAAGTATTAACGGCTTGGGTCTACTGGATTGCCATAAATGCCTTTAGCGTATGGCTCTATCATTCTCAAGGCTTAAACCTGCTGGCGCTCAATATGGTGGTGTATGTACCTTTAAGTATTTATGGGTTGTATTCCTGGCGGAAAGCTATGTTGGCCCAAAAGGCTCAAACAGCTCTTTAA
- a CDS encoding 2OG-Fe(II) oxygenase family protein gives MNKFPHLSPSTPFVLLDGLLLNPEPFKMVLKEWVSLPQSYRLQWLQKRYSYGYDGYSFPGQEDSLNQGYEDALHSMVISSETRREEFPKEFQEVLNRHWDGLIGKVAEGLASKIDSFDSREWGYSLSCNYFPAQAKRDTPLRLDEHPDGSFLTILPFGSDGGLEYEEDGDWKRIPAGSSPVAFNGYFSEYLNPDLKALNHRVPWKSEEEKERFSFALFVLPKKESEWEKMNLFNRYLGLYD, from the coding sequence ATGAATAAGTTTCCCCATTTAAGCCCCTCAACGCCTTTTGTTTTATTAGACGGACTATTGCTGAATCCGGAACCCTTTAAAATGGTACTAAAAGAATGGGTAAGTCTGCCCCAATCCTATAGGCTCCAGTGGTTGCAAAAGCGTTATTCCTATGGATATGATGGGTATTCATTTCCGGGCCAGGAAGATAGCCTCAATCAAGGTTATGAAGATGCGCTTCACTCTATGGTCATTTCCTCAGAAACACGTCGTGAGGAATTTCCAAAGGAGTTTCAGGAAGTTTTAAACCGTCATTGGGATGGGTTGATCGGAAAAGTGGCTGAGGGTTTGGCTTCCAAAATAGATTCCTTTGACTCTCGGGAATGGGGTTATTCGTTGTCTTGCAATTATTTCCCGGCCCAGGCTAAACGGGATACTCCATTGAGATTGGATGAGCATCCGGATGGTTCATTTTTGACCATTCTTCCTTTTGGTTCCGATGGAGGTTTGGAGTACGAAGAAGATGGGGATTGGAAGAGAATTCCGGCCGGTAGTTCCCCTGTGGCATTCAATGGGTATTTTTCCGAATACCTTAATCCGGATCTAAAAGCTCTGAATCACAGAGTTCCATGGAAGTCGGAGGAGGAAAAAGAGCGATTTTCCTTTGCCTTATTTGTCCTGCCAAAAAAGGAAAGTGAATGGGAAAAAATGAATCTGTTTAACCGGTACCTCGGTTTATACGATTGA
- a CDS encoding NAD(P)H-dependent glycerol-3-phosphate dehydrogenase, whose protein sequence is MKSNPRIGVIGGGSWATALAKILSENLDSINWWMRNPAAVDHFNTYHRNLNYLSSVLFVGDKLRVSNNLEEVVKDSDILIMATPSAFLYDVFNDFPKDLMKGKIIFTAIKGVVPEYHAIPAKFFHKQFRTPYNEMGIICGPCHAEEVAMERLSYLTIACEDTSIAEDLAEKLACRYIKTTVSDDLFGSELSAILKNVYAVGSGICHGIGYGDNFQAVLISNALQEIKRFVDAVHPIHRDVITSAYLGDLLVTAYSQYSRNRTFGNMIGRGYSVRSAQFEMNMVAEGYYAAKGIIEINKKFQVDIPICESIYRILYERMSPAIEMKLLADRLS, encoded by the coding sequence TTGAAAAGCAACCCGAGAATTGGAGTAATAGGTGGTGGTAGTTGGGCGACTGCTCTGGCCAAAATCCTGAGTGAAAACCTGGACAGCATTAACTGGTGGATGCGCAACCCTGCTGCGGTTGACCATTTTAATACTTATCACCGAAACCTTAATTATCTCAGTTCGGTTCTTTTTGTGGGAGACAAACTTCGGGTAAGCAATAACCTGGAAGAAGTGGTTAAAGATTCTGACATCTTAATCATGGCCACTCCATCTGCATTTTTGTACGATGTGTTCAATGATTTTCCGAAAGACCTAATGAAAGGAAAAATCATTTTTACCGCCATTAAGGGAGTTGTTCCCGAATACCACGCTATCCCTGCGAAGTTCTTTCACAAACAGTTTCGCACTCCCTACAATGAAATGGGAATTATCTGTGGACCATGTCATGCCGAAGAGGTAGCCATGGAACGCTTGTCCTATTTAACCATTGCTTGCGAAGACACTTCCATTGCCGAAGATCTGGCCGAAAAACTGGCTTGCCGTTATATCAAGACTACCGTTTCTGATGATCTATTTGGATCCGAATTATCGGCTATTCTTAAAAACGTGTATGCAGTAGGAAGCGGCATTTGCCATGGTATTGGCTACGGCGATAACTTCCAAGCTGTACTTATTTCGAATGCACTTCAGGAAATCAAACGATTTGTAGACGCCGTACACCCGATTCACCGGGATGTGATTACCTCCGCTTACTTAGGAGATTTGCTGGTAACGGCCTATTCACAATACAGCCGCAACCGGACTTTTGGTAACATGATTGGTCGGGGTTATTCAGTGCGTTCAGCTCAATTTGAAATGAACATGGTCGCAGAAGGTTATTATGCTGCCAAGGGAATCATTGAAATCAACAAGAAGTTTCAAGTGGATATACCCATTTGCGAATCCATTTACCGCATCCTTTACGAACGTATGTCTCCAGCCATCGAAATGAAGTTGCTGGCGGATCGTCTTTCGTAA